Proteins co-encoded in one Mastacembelus armatus chromosome 24, fMasArm1.2, whole genome shotgun sequence genomic window:
- the LOC113136927 gene encoding uncharacterized protein LOC113136927 isoform X3: protein MDPNVFISDPDASVSRSSSSETLTVEREKKRQMRERRTMAELTGIITSLFVMLLIDFPAAETGQVSYIDVRDGDDVTLSCEHVKSDQDKCQKTDWLFNYPGESETTDIIKRGQISNFKSDRLSVTENCSLVLKKVTVEDVGRYTCRQFDTSGRHHDTMVFLSVVTMTEQKLHDKVTFSCQVFRYDPCVFSVKWLFQDKDVDQNNKDFQTSQTDCYANVTFLDSHFIYSSRFKLFKCEVTNPVSGKVQKFSFRRQSSGEETGENMMSCLRLKPPKSLIDLMDLKFEDDFSPSVTSDGNMRSFLPEQFLVLLILSGQDTTTTTTTTTTKTTKPTTTTTTTTKPTTTTKPTAGDSPKASGWWRFIIVSVGLATLIIIVVTVNVWTRTKGKKTQMDKNTGRDDDDDDDEGDTVTYAIVKASSTDPSNQPNESNSCHEVTVYFVEGFYDPDQDGLL from the exons ATGGATCcaaatgtctttatttctgaTCCTGATGCTTCAGTTTCCAG aagcagcagctcagagactcTGACagttgagagagagaagaagagacaaatgagagagagaagaacgaTGGCTGAATTGACAGGGATTATAACGTCTTTATTTGTGATGCTGCTGATTGACTTTCCAG CAGCAGAAACTGGACAAGTTTCCTACATCGATGTCAGAGATGGAGACGACGTCACTTTGTCTTGTGAACATGTGAAAAGTGATCAGGATAAATGTCAAAAAACTGATTGGCTCTTCAATTATCCAGGAGAGAGTGAAACAACTGACATCATTAAACGGGGTCAGATTTCCAATTTTAAATCAGACAGACTGAGTGTTACAGAGAACTGTTCTCTGGTTCTAAAGAAGGTCACAGTTGAGGATGTTGGTCGTTACACCTGCAGACAGTTTGACACATCAGGACGACATCATGACACTAtggtttttctgtctgttgttaCCA TGACTGAACAGAAGCTCCATGATAAAGTGACGTTCAGCTGCCAAGTGTTTAGATATGATCcctgtgttttttcagtgaAGTGGCTGTTTCAGGATAAAGATGTGGATCAAAATAACAAAGACTTCCAGACATCACAGACTGACTGCTACGCCAATGTGACTTTTCTGGATTCTCACTTTATTTACTCATCAAGGTTTAAATTATTCAAGTGTGAAGTGACAAATCCTGTCAGTGGAAAAGTGCAGAAGTTCAGCTTCAGACGTCAGAGCTCAGGtgaggaaacaggtgagaaTATGATGAGCTGTTTAAGACTAAAACCACCTAaaagtttgattgatttgatggATTTGAAGTTTGAAGATGATTTTTCACCTTCAGTTACATCAGATGGAAACATGAGGAGTTTTCTACCTGAACAGTTTCTTGTGTTGTTGATTCTTTCAGGTCaggacacaacaacaacaacaacaacaacaacaacaaaaacaactaaaccaacaacaacaacaacaacaacaactaaaccaacaacaacaactaaacCAACAGCAGGTGATTCTCCAAAAGcatcag GTTGGTGGAGGTTCATTATCGTCTCTGTGGGTTTAGCAACTCTCATAATTATTGTTGTCACCGTCAACGTGTGGACGAGAACTAAAG GGAAGAAAACCCAGATGGATAAAAACACT ggacgtgatgatgatg atgatgatgatgaaggtgacACAGTAACCTATGCCATAGTGAAAGCTTCCTCCACTGATCCCAGCAACCAACCAAATGAGTCCAACTCATGTCATGAggtcactgtgtattttgttgaagGGTTTTATGATCCTGATCAGGATGGACTGTTGTAA
- the LOC113136927 gene encoding uncharacterized protein LOC113136927 isoform X1: MDPNVFISDPDASVSRSSSSETLTVEREKKRQMRERRTMAELTGIITSLFVMLLIDFPAAETGQVSYIDVRDGDDVTLSCEHVKSDQDKCQKTDWLFNYPGESETTDIIKRGQISNFKSDRLSVTENCSLVLKKVTVEDVGRYTCRQFDTSGRHHDTMVFLSVVTMTEQKLHDKVTFSCQVFRYDPCVFSVKWLFQDKDVDQNNKDFQTSQTDCYANVTFLDSHFIYSSRFKLFKCEVTNPVSGKVQKFSFRRQSSGEETGENMMSCLRLKPPKSLIDLMDLKFEDDFSPSVTSDGNMRSFLPEQFLVLLILSGQDTTTTTTTTTTKTTKPTTTTTTTTKPTTTTKPTAGDSPKASGFGPEQKTDPQCLNGFPGWWRFIIVSVGLATLIIIVVTVNVWTRTKGKKTQMDKNTGRDDDDDDDEGDTVTYAIVKASSTDPSNQPNESNSCHEVTVYFVEGFYDPDQDGLL; the protein is encoded by the exons ATGGATCcaaatgtctttatttctgaTCCTGATGCTTCAGTTTCCAG aagcagcagctcagagactcTGACagttgagagagagaagaagagacaaatgagagagagaagaacgaTGGCTGAATTGACAGGGATTATAACGTCTTTATTTGTGATGCTGCTGATTGACTTTCCAG CAGCAGAAACTGGACAAGTTTCCTACATCGATGTCAGAGATGGAGACGACGTCACTTTGTCTTGTGAACATGTGAAAAGTGATCAGGATAAATGTCAAAAAACTGATTGGCTCTTCAATTATCCAGGAGAGAGTGAAACAACTGACATCATTAAACGGGGTCAGATTTCCAATTTTAAATCAGACAGACTGAGTGTTACAGAGAACTGTTCTCTGGTTCTAAAGAAGGTCACAGTTGAGGATGTTGGTCGTTACACCTGCAGACAGTTTGACACATCAGGACGACATCATGACACTAtggtttttctgtctgttgttaCCA TGACTGAACAGAAGCTCCATGATAAAGTGACGTTCAGCTGCCAAGTGTTTAGATATGATCcctgtgttttttcagtgaAGTGGCTGTTTCAGGATAAAGATGTGGATCAAAATAACAAAGACTTCCAGACATCACAGACTGACTGCTACGCCAATGTGACTTTTCTGGATTCTCACTTTATTTACTCATCAAGGTTTAAATTATTCAAGTGTGAAGTGACAAATCCTGTCAGTGGAAAAGTGCAGAAGTTCAGCTTCAGACGTCAGAGCTCAGGtgaggaaacaggtgagaaTATGATGAGCTGTTTAAGACTAAAACCACCTAaaagtttgattgatttgatggATTTGAAGTTTGAAGATGATTTTTCACCTTCAGTTACATCAGATGGAAACATGAGGAGTTTTCTACCTGAACAGTTTCTTGTGTTGTTGATTCTTTCAGGTCaggacacaacaacaacaacaacaacaacaacaacaaaaacaactaaaccaacaacaacaacaacaacaacaactaaaccaacaacaacaactaaacCAACAGCAGGTGATTCTCCAAAAGcatcag GATTTGGCCCAGAACAGAAAACTGACCCACAATGTTTGAATGGTTTTCCAGGTTGGTGGAGGTTCATTATCGTCTCTGTGGGTTTAGCAACTCTCATAATTATTGTTGTCACCGTCAACGTGTGGACGAGAACTAAAG GGAAGAAAACCCAGATGGATAAAAACACT ggacgtgatgatgatg atgatgatgatgaaggtgacACAGTAACCTATGCCATAGTGAAAGCTTCCTCCACTGATCCCAGCAACCAACCAAATGAGTCCAACTCATGTCATGAggtcactgtgtattttgttgaagGGTTTTATGATCCTGATCAGGATGGACTGTTGTAA
- the LOC113136927 gene encoding uncharacterized protein LOC113136927 isoform X7, which translates to MDPNVFISDPDASVSRSSSSETLTVEREKKRQMRERRTMAELTGIITSLFVMLLIDFPAAETGQVSYIDVRDGDDVTLSCEHVKSDQDKCQKTDWLFNYPGESETTDIIKRGQISNFKSDRLSVTENCSLVLKKVTVEDVGRYTCRQFDTSGRHHDTMVFLSVVTMTEQKLHDKVTFSCQVFRYDPCVFSVKWLFQDKDVDQNNKDFQTSQTDCYANVTFLDSHFIYSSRFKLFKCEVTNPVSGKVQKFSFRRQSSGEETGQDTTTTTTTTTTKTTKPTTTTTTTTKPTTTTKPTAGDSPKASGFGPEQKTDPQCLNGFPGWWRFIIVSVGLATLIIIVVTVNVWTRTKGKKTQMDKNTGRDDDDDDDEGDTVTYAIVKASSTDPSNQPNESNSCHEVTVYFVEGFYDPDQDGLL; encoded by the exons ATGGATCcaaatgtctttatttctgaTCCTGATGCTTCAGTTTCCAG aagcagcagctcagagactcTGACagttgagagagagaagaagagacaaatgagagagagaagaacgaTGGCTGAATTGACAGGGATTATAACGTCTTTATTTGTGATGCTGCTGATTGACTTTCCAG CAGCAGAAACTGGACAAGTTTCCTACATCGATGTCAGAGATGGAGACGACGTCACTTTGTCTTGTGAACATGTGAAAAGTGATCAGGATAAATGTCAAAAAACTGATTGGCTCTTCAATTATCCAGGAGAGAGTGAAACAACTGACATCATTAAACGGGGTCAGATTTCCAATTTTAAATCAGACAGACTGAGTGTTACAGAGAACTGTTCTCTGGTTCTAAAGAAGGTCACAGTTGAGGATGTTGGTCGTTACACCTGCAGACAGTTTGACACATCAGGACGACATCATGACACTAtggtttttctgtctgttgttaCCA TGACTGAACAGAAGCTCCATGATAAAGTGACGTTCAGCTGCCAAGTGTTTAGATATGATCcctgtgttttttcagtgaAGTGGCTGTTTCAGGATAAAGATGTGGATCAAAATAACAAAGACTTCCAGACATCACAGACTGACTGCTACGCCAATGTGACTTTTCTGGATTCTCACTTTATTTACTCATCAAGGTTTAAATTATTCAAGTGTGAAGTGACAAATCCTGTCAGTGGAAAAGTGCAGAAGTTCAGCTTCAGACGTCAGAGCTCAGGtgaggaaacag GTCaggacacaacaacaacaacaacaacaacaacaacaaaaacaactaaaccaacaacaacaacaacaacaacaactaaaccaacaacaacaactaaacCAACAGCAGGTGATTCTCCAAAAGcatcag GATTTGGCCCAGAACAGAAAACTGACCCACAATGTTTGAATGGTTTTCCAGGTTGGTGGAGGTTCATTATCGTCTCTGTGGGTTTAGCAACTCTCATAATTATTGTTGTCACCGTCAACGTGTGGACGAGAACTAAAG GGAAGAAAACCCAGATGGATAAAAACACT ggacgtgatgatgatg atgatgatgatgaaggtgacACAGTAACCTATGCCATAGTGAAAGCTTCCTCCACTGATCCCAGCAACCAACCAAATGAGTCCAACTCATGTCATGAggtcactgtgtattttgttgaagGGTTTTATGATCCTGATCAGGATGGACTGTTGTAA
- the LOC113136927 gene encoding uncharacterized protein LOC113136927 isoform X6 produces MAESTWIQMSLFLILMLQFPAETGQVSYIDVRDGDDVTLSCEHVKSDQDKCQKTDWLFNYPGESETTDIIKRGQISNFKSDRLSVTENCSLVLKKVTVEDVGRYTCRQFDTSGRHHDTMVFLSVVTMTEQKLHDKVTFSCQVFRYDPCVFSVKWLFQDKDVDQNNKDFQTSQTDCYANVTFLDSHFIYSSRFKLFKCEVTNPVSGKVQKFSFRRQSSGEETGENMMSCLRLKPPKSLIDLMDLKFEDDFSPSVTSDGNMRSFLPEQFLVLLILSGQDTTTTTTTTTTKTTKPTTTTTTTTKPTTTTKPTAGDSPKASGFGPEQKTDPQCLNGFPGWWRFIIVSVGLATLIIIVVTVNVWTRTKGKKTQMDKNTGRDDDDDDDEGDTVTYAIVKASSTDPSNQPNESNSCHEVTVYFVEGFYDPDQDGLL; encoded by the exons ATGGCTGAATCCACATGGATCcaaatgtctttatttctgaTCCTGATGCTTCAGTTTCCAG CAGAAACTGGACAAGTTTCCTACATCGATGTCAGAGATGGAGACGACGTCACTTTGTCTTGTGAACATGTGAAAAGTGATCAGGATAAATGTCAAAAAACTGATTGGCTCTTCAATTATCCAGGAGAGAGTGAAACAACTGACATCATTAAACGGGGTCAGATTTCCAATTTTAAATCAGACAGACTGAGTGTTACAGAGAACTGTTCTCTGGTTCTAAAGAAGGTCACAGTTGAGGATGTTGGTCGTTACACCTGCAGACAGTTTGACACATCAGGACGACATCATGACACTAtggtttttctgtctgttgttaCCA TGACTGAACAGAAGCTCCATGATAAAGTGACGTTCAGCTGCCAAGTGTTTAGATATGATCcctgtgttttttcagtgaAGTGGCTGTTTCAGGATAAAGATGTGGATCAAAATAACAAAGACTTCCAGACATCACAGACTGACTGCTACGCCAATGTGACTTTTCTGGATTCTCACTTTATTTACTCATCAAGGTTTAAATTATTCAAGTGTGAAGTGACAAATCCTGTCAGTGGAAAAGTGCAGAAGTTCAGCTTCAGACGTCAGAGCTCAGGtgaggaaacaggtgagaaTATGATGAGCTGTTTAAGACTAAAACCACCTAaaagtttgattgatttgatggATTTGAAGTTTGAAGATGATTTTTCACCTTCAGTTACATCAGATGGAAACATGAGGAGTTTTCTACCTGAACAGTTTCTTGTGTTGTTGATTCTTTCAGGTCaggacacaacaacaacaacaacaacaacaacaacaaaaacaactaaaccaacaacaacaacaacaacaacaactaaaccaacaacaacaactaaacCAACAGCAGGTGATTCTCCAAAAGcatcag GATTTGGCCCAGAACAGAAAACTGACCCACAATGTTTGAATGGTTTTCCAGGTTGGTGGAGGTTCATTATCGTCTCTGTGGGTTTAGCAACTCTCATAATTATTGTTGTCACCGTCAACGTGTGGACGAGAACTAAAG GGAAGAAAACCCAGATGGATAAAAACACT ggacgtgatgatgatg atgatgatgatgaaggtgacACAGTAACCTATGCCATAGTGAAAGCTTCCTCCACTGATCCCAGCAACCAACCAAATGAGTCCAACTCATGTCATGAggtcactgtgtattttgttgaagGGTTTTATGATCCTGATCAGGATGGACTGTTGTAA
- the LOC113136927 gene encoding uncharacterized protein LOC113136927 isoform X4, which produces MRERRTMAELTGIITSLFVMLLIDFPAETGQVSYIDVRDGDDVTLSCEHVKSDQDKCQKTDWLFNYPGESETTDIIKRGQISNFKSDRLSVTENCSLVLKKVTVEDVGRYTCRQFDTSGRHHDTMVFLSVVTMTEQKLHDKVTFSCQVFRYDPCVFSVKWLFQDKDVDQNNKDFQTSQTDCYANVTFLDSHFIYSSRFKLFKCEVTNPVSGKVQKFSFRRQSSGEETGENMMSCLRLKPPKSLIDLMDLKFEDDFSPSVTSDGNMRSFLPEQFLVLLILSGQDTTTTTTTTTTKTTKPTTTTTTTTKPTTTTKPTAGDSPKASGFGPEQKTDPQCLNGFPGWWRFIIVSVGLATLIIIVVTVNVWTRTKGKKTQMDKNTGRDDDDDDDEGDTVTYAIVKASSTDPSNQPNESNSCHEVTVYFVEGFYDPDQDGLL; this is translated from the exons atgagagagagaagaacgaTGGCTGAATTGACAGGGATTATAACGTCTTTATTTGTGATGCTGCTGATTGACTTTCCAG CAGAAACTGGACAAGTTTCCTACATCGATGTCAGAGATGGAGACGACGTCACTTTGTCTTGTGAACATGTGAAAAGTGATCAGGATAAATGTCAAAAAACTGATTGGCTCTTCAATTATCCAGGAGAGAGTGAAACAACTGACATCATTAAACGGGGTCAGATTTCCAATTTTAAATCAGACAGACTGAGTGTTACAGAGAACTGTTCTCTGGTTCTAAAGAAGGTCACAGTTGAGGATGTTGGTCGTTACACCTGCAGACAGTTTGACACATCAGGACGACATCATGACACTAtggtttttctgtctgttgttaCCA TGACTGAACAGAAGCTCCATGATAAAGTGACGTTCAGCTGCCAAGTGTTTAGATATGATCcctgtgttttttcagtgaAGTGGCTGTTTCAGGATAAAGATGTGGATCAAAATAACAAAGACTTCCAGACATCACAGACTGACTGCTACGCCAATGTGACTTTTCTGGATTCTCACTTTATTTACTCATCAAGGTTTAAATTATTCAAGTGTGAAGTGACAAATCCTGTCAGTGGAAAAGTGCAGAAGTTCAGCTTCAGACGTCAGAGCTCAGGtgaggaaacaggtgagaaTATGATGAGCTGTTTAAGACTAAAACCACCTAaaagtttgattgatttgatggATTTGAAGTTTGAAGATGATTTTTCACCTTCAGTTACATCAGATGGAAACATGAGGAGTTTTCTACCTGAACAGTTTCTTGTGTTGTTGATTCTTTCAGGTCaggacacaacaacaacaacaacaacaacaacaacaaaaacaactaaaccaacaacaacaacaacaacaacaactaaaccaacaacaacaactaaacCAACAGCAGGTGATTCTCCAAAAGcatcag GATTTGGCCCAGAACAGAAAACTGACCCACAATGTTTGAATGGTTTTCCAGGTTGGTGGAGGTTCATTATCGTCTCTGTGGGTTTAGCAACTCTCATAATTATTGTTGTCACCGTCAACGTGTGGACGAGAACTAAAG GGAAGAAAACCCAGATGGATAAAAACACT ggacgtgatgatgatg atgatgatgatgaaggtgacACAGTAACCTATGCCATAGTGAAAGCTTCCTCCACTGATCCCAGCAACCAACCAAATGAGTCCAACTCATGTCATGAggtcactgtgtattttgttgaagGGTTTTATGATCCTGATCAGGATGGACTGTTGTAA
- the LOC113136927 gene encoding uncharacterized protein LOC113136927 isoform X2, with translation MDPNVFISDPDASVSRSSSSETLTVEREKKRQMRERRTMAELTGIITSLFVMLLIDFPAETGQVSYIDVRDGDDVTLSCEHVKSDQDKCQKTDWLFNYPGESETTDIIKRGQISNFKSDRLSVTENCSLVLKKVTVEDVGRYTCRQFDTSGRHHDTMVFLSVVTMTEQKLHDKVTFSCQVFRYDPCVFSVKWLFQDKDVDQNNKDFQTSQTDCYANVTFLDSHFIYSSRFKLFKCEVTNPVSGKVQKFSFRRQSSGEETGENMMSCLRLKPPKSLIDLMDLKFEDDFSPSVTSDGNMRSFLPEQFLVLLILSGQDTTTTTTTTTTKTTKPTTTTTTTTKPTTTTKPTAGDSPKASGFGPEQKTDPQCLNGFPGWWRFIIVSVGLATLIIIVVTVNVWTRTKGKKTQMDKNTGRDDDDDDDEGDTVTYAIVKASSTDPSNQPNESNSCHEVTVYFVEGFYDPDQDGLL, from the exons ATGGATCcaaatgtctttatttctgaTCCTGATGCTTCAGTTTCCAG aagcagcagctcagagactcTGACagttgagagagagaagaagagacaaatgagagagagaagaacgaTGGCTGAATTGACAGGGATTATAACGTCTTTATTTGTGATGCTGCTGATTGACTTTCCAG CAGAAACTGGACAAGTTTCCTACATCGATGTCAGAGATGGAGACGACGTCACTTTGTCTTGTGAACATGTGAAAAGTGATCAGGATAAATGTCAAAAAACTGATTGGCTCTTCAATTATCCAGGAGAGAGTGAAACAACTGACATCATTAAACGGGGTCAGATTTCCAATTTTAAATCAGACAGACTGAGTGTTACAGAGAACTGTTCTCTGGTTCTAAAGAAGGTCACAGTTGAGGATGTTGGTCGTTACACCTGCAGACAGTTTGACACATCAGGACGACATCATGACACTAtggtttttctgtctgttgttaCCA TGACTGAACAGAAGCTCCATGATAAAGTGACGTTCAGCTGCCAAGTGTTTAGATATGATCcctgtgttttttcagtgaAGTGGCTGTTTCAGGATAAAGATGTGGATCAAAATAACAAAGACTTCCAGACATCACAGACTGACTGCTACGCCAATGTGACTTTTCTGGATTCTCACTTTATTTACTCATCAAGGTTTAAATTATTCAAGTGTGAAGTGACAAATCCTGTCAGTGGAAAAGTGCAGAAGTTCAGCTTCAGACGTCAGAGCTCAGGtgaggaaacaggtgagaaTATGATGAGCTGTTTAAGACTAAAACCACCTAaaagtttgattgatttgatggATTTGAAGTTTGAAGATGATTTTTCACCTTCAGTTACATCAGATGGAAACATGAGGAGTTTTCTACCTGAACAGTTTCTTGTGTTGTTGATTCTTTCAGGTCaggacacaacaacaacaacaacaacaacaacaacaaaaacaactaaaccaacaacaacaacaacaacaacaactaaaccaacaacaacaactaaacCAACAGCAGGTGATTCTCCAAAAGcatcag GATTTGGCCCAGAACAGAAAACTGACCCACAATGTTTGAATGGTTTTCCAGGTTGGTGGAGGTTCATTATCGTCTCTGTGGGTTTAGCAACTCTCATAATTATTGTTGTCACCGTCAACGTGTGGACGAGAACTAAAG GGAAGAAAACCCAGATGGATAAAAACACT ggacgtgatgatgatg atgatgatgatgaaggtgacACAGTAACCTATGCCATAGTGAAAGCTTCCTCCACTGATCCCAGCAACCAACCAAATGAGTCCAACTCATGTCATGAggtcactgtgtattttgttgaagGGTTTTATGATCCTGATCAGGATGGACTGTTGTAA
- the LOC113136927 gene encoding uncharacterized protein LOC113136927 isoform X8, whose product MDPNVFISDPDASVSRSSSSETLTVEREKKRQMRERRTMAELTGIITSLFVMLLIDFPAAETGQVSYIDVRDGDDVTLSCEHVKSDQDKCQKTDWLFNYPGESETTDIIKRGQISNFKSDRLSVTENCSLVLKKVTVEDVGRYTCRQFDTSGRHHDTMVFLSVVTMTEQKLHDKVTFSCQVFRYDPCVFSVKWLFQDKDVDQNNKDFQTSQTDCYANVTFLDSHFIYSSRFKLFKCEVTNPVSGKVQKFSFRRQSSGQDTTTTTTTTTTKTTKPTTTTTTTTKPTTTTKPTAGDSPKASGFGPEQKTDPQCLNGFPGWWRFIIVSVGLATLIIIVVTVNVWTRTKGKKTQMDKNTGRDDDDDDDEGDTVTYAIVKASSTDPSNQPNESNSCHEVTVYFVEGFYDPDQDGLL is encoded by the exons ATGGATCcaaatgtctttatttctgaTCCTGATGCTTCAGTTTCCAG aagcagcagctcagagactcTGACagttgagagagagaagaagagacaaatgagagagagaagaacgaTGGCTGAATTGACAGGGATTATAACGTCTTTATTTGTGATGCTGCTGATTGACTTTCCAG CAGCAGAAACTGGACAAGTTTCCTACATCGATGTCAGAGATGGAGACGACGTCACTTTGTCTTGTGAACATGTGAAAAGTGATCAGGATAAATGTCAAAAAACTGATTGGCTCTTCAATTATCCAGGAGAGAGTGAAACAACTGACATCATTAAACGGGGTCAGATTTCCAATTTTAAATCAGACAGACTGAGTGTTACAGAGAACTGTTCTCTGGTTCTAAAGAAGGTCACAGTTGAGGATGTTGGTCGTTACACCTGCAGACAGTTTGACACATCAGGACGACATCATGACACTAtggtttttctgtctgttgttaCCA TGACTGAACAGAAGCTCCATGATAAAGTGACGTTCAGCTGCCAAGTGTTTAGATATGATCcctgtgttttttcagtgaAGTGGCTGTTTCAGGATAAAGATGTGGATCAAAATAACAAAGACTTCCAGACATCACAGACTGACTGCTACGCCAATGTGACTTTTCTGGATTCTCACTTTATTTACTCATCAAGGTTTAAATTATTCAAGTGTGAAGTGACAAATCCTGTCAGTGGAAAAGTGCAGAAGTTCAGCTTCAGACGTCAGAGCTCAG GTCaggacacaacaacaacaacaacaacaacaacaacaaaaacaactaaaccaacaacaacaacaacaacaacaactaaaccaacaacaacaactaaacCAACAGCAGGTGATTCTCCAAAAGcatcag GATTTGGCCCAGAACAGAAAACTGACCCACAATGTTTGAATGGTTTTCCAGGTTGGTGGAGGTTCATTATCGTCTCTGTGGGTTTAGCAACTCTCATAATTATTGTTGTCACCGTCAACGTGTGGACGAGAACTAAAG GGAAGAAAACCCAGATGGATAAAAACACT ggacgtgatgatgatg atgatgatgatgaaggtgacACAGTAACCTATGCCATAGTGAAAGCTTCCTCCACTGATCCCAGCAACCAACCAAATGAGTCCAACTCATGTCATGAggtcactgtgtattttgttgaagGGTTTTATGATCCTGATCAGGATGGACTGTTGTAA
- the LOC113136927 gene encoding uncharacterized protein LOC113136927 isoform X5, with translation MAESTWIQMSLFLILMLQFPAAETGQVSYIDVRDGDDVTLSCEHVKSDQDKCQKTDWLFNYPGESETTDIIKRGQISNFKSDRLSVTENCSLVLKKVTVEDVGRYTCRQFDTSGRHHDTMVFLSVVTMTEQKLHDKVTFSCQVFRYDPCVFSVKWLFQDKDVDQNNKDFQTSQTDCYANVTFLDSHFIYSSRFKLFKCEVTNPVSGKVQKFSFRRQSSGEETGENMMSCLRLKPPKSLIDLMDLKFEDDFSPSVTSDGNMRSFLPEQFLVLLILSGQDTTTTTTTTTTKTTKPTTTTTTTTKPTTTTKPTAGDSPKASGFGPEQKTDPQCLNGFPGWWRFIIVSVGLATLIIIVVTVNVWTRTKGKKTQMDKNTGRDDDDDDDEGDTVTYAIVKASSTDPSNQPNESNSCHEVTVYFVEGFYDPDQDGLL, from the exons ATGGCTGAATCCACATGGATCcaaatgtctttatttctgaTCCTGATGCTTCAGTTTCCAG CAGCAGAAACTGGACAAGTTTCCTACATCGATGTCAGAGATGGAGACGACGTCACTTTGTCTTGTGAACATGTGAAAAGTGATCAGGATAAATGTCAAAAAACTGATTGGCTCTTCAATTATCCAGGAGAGAGTGAAACAACTGACATCATTAAACGGGGTCAGATTTCCAATTTTAAATCAGACAGACTGAGTGTTACAGAGAACTGTTCTCTGGTTCTAAAGAAGGTCACAGTTGAGGATGTTGGTCGTTACACCTGCAGACAGTTTGACACATCAGGACGACATCATGACACTAtggtttttctgtctgttgttaCCA TGACTGAACAGAAGCTCCATGATAAAGTGACGTTCAGCTGCCAAGTGTTTAGATATGATCcctgtgttttttcagtgaAGTGGCTGTTTCAGGATAAAGATGTGGATCAAAATAACAAAGACTTCCAGACATCACAGACTGACTGCTACGCCAATGTGACTTTTCTGGATTCTCACTTTATTTACTCATCAAGGTTTAAATTATTCAAGTGTGAAGTGACAAATCCTGTCAGTGGAAAAGTGCAGAAGTTCAGCTTCAGACGTCAGAGCTCAGGtgaggaaacaggtgagaaTATGATGAGCTGTTTAAGACTAAAACCACCTAaaagtttgattgatttgatggATTTGAAGTTTGAAGATGATTTTTCACCTTCAGTTACATCAGATGGAAACATGAGGAGTTTTCTACCTGAACAGTTTCTTGTGTTGTTGATTCTTTCAGGTCaggacacaacaacaacaacaacaacaacaacaacaaaaacaactaaaccaacaacaacaacaacaacaacaactaaaccaacaacaacaactaaacCAACAGCAGGTGATTCTCCAAAAGcatcag GATTTGGCCCAGAACAGAAAACTGACCCACAATGTTTGAATGGTTTTCCAGGTTGGTGGAGGTTCATTATCGTCTCTGTGGGTTTAGCAACTCTCATAATTATTGTTGTCACCGTCAACGTGTGGACGAGAACTAAAG GGAAGAAAACCCAGATGGATAAAAACACT ggacgtgatgatgatg atgatgatgatgaaggtgacACAGTAACCTATGCCATAGTGAAAGCTTCCTCCACTGATCCCAGCAACCAACCAAATGAGTCCAACTCATGTCATGAggtcactgtgtattttgttgaagGGTTTTATGATCCTGATCAGGATGGACTGTTGTAA